Proteins encoded together in one Kitasatospora albolonga window:
- a CDS encoding nitrite reductase, with product MTGTDTPALTPTHCPYCALQCGMALRPVAGPEVAEVVERTGFPVNRGALCGKGRTAPAVLRRGVRLTAPLVRRRPGGELEEAGWDEALGRIAEGLGGVRAVHGADAVGVFGGGGLTNEKAYALGKFARVVLATSQIDYNGRFCMSSASAAHQRAFGLDRGLPFPLEDIPRTGCVILVGSNLAETMPPALRYLTELRANGGRLIVIDPRRTRTAEQADLHLAPRPGTDLALALGMLHLVVAEGRVDEEFVRTRTRGWEEARAGAMAHWPELVERICGVEVARLRKAVELFCGAESGMVLTARGPEQQAKGTDTVGAWINFCLATGRAGRPLSGYGCLTGQGNGQGGREHGQKADQLPGYRKLTDPAARRHVAEVWGVDPDGLPGPGRSAYELLDALGRDVRALLVMGSNPVVSAPHASHIERRLASLDFLAVADVVLSETAALADVVLPVTQWAEESGTTTSLEGRVLLRRRALDPPGGVRSDLEVLHALAGLLGHGKGFPADPAEVFDELRRASAGGAADYAGITYERIAAEDGVFWPCPDPDHPGTPRLFLDRFATADGRASFVPVVHRAAAEETDREYPVVLTTGRVVAQYQSGAQTRRVDELNAAAPDPFVELHPRLAERIGVAEGDLVAVTSRRGRAVAPARITGVIRADTVFMPFHWPGEGRANTLTNPALDPVSRMPEFKVCAVRLEAAG from the coding sequence ATGACCGGTACCGATACGCCCGCCCTCACCCCCACCCACTGCCCCTACTGCGCCCTCCAGTGCGGGATGGCCCTGCGTCCGGTGGCGGGCCCGGAGGTGGCCGAGGTGGTGGAGCGCACCGGGTTCCCGGTCAACCGGGGCGCGTTGTGCGGCAAGGGAAGGACCGCCCCCGCCGTGCTGCGCCGGGGGGTCCGGCTGACGGCCCCGCTGGTACGGCGGCGGCCCGGCGGTGAGCTGGAGGAGGCGGGCTGGGACGAGGCGCTCGGGCGGATCGCCGAGGGGCTGGGCGGGGTGCGGGCGGTCCACGGGGCGGACGCGGTGGGGGTGTTCGGCGGAGGGGGGCTGACCAACGAGAAGGCGTACGCGCTGGGTAAGTTCGCCCGGGTCGTCCTCGCCACCTCGCAGATCGACTACAACGGCCGGTTCTGCATGTCCTCGGCGTCGGCGGCGCATCAGCGGGCGTTCGGGCTCGACCGGGGGCTGCCGTTCCCGCTGGAGGACATCCCGCGTACCGGGTGCGTGATCCTGGTCGGGTCGAACCTGGCCGAGACGATGCCGCCCGCGCTGCGGTATCTGACGGAGCTGCGGGCGAACGGGGGCCGGCTGATCGTGATCGACCCGCGCCGCACCCGCACCGCCGAGCAGGCGGACCTGCATCTGGCGCCCCGCCCCGGCACCGATCTGGCCCTGGCGCTCGGGATGCTGCATCTGGTGGTGGCGGAGGGGCGGGTGGACGAGGAGTTCGTACGGACCCGTACGCGGGGGTGGGAGGAGGCGCGGGCCGGGGCGATGGCGCACTGGCCGGAGCTGGTGGAGCGGATCTGCGGGGTGGAGGTGGCGCGGCTGCGGAAGGCGGTGGAGCTGTTCTGCGGGGCGGAGAGCGGGATGGTGCTGACGGCACGCGGGCCCGAGCAGCAGGCCAAGGGCACGGACACGGTGGGCGCGTGGATCAACTTCTGCCTGGCCACCGGGCGGGCGGGGCGACCGCTCTCCGGGTACGGGTGCCTGACCGGGCAGGGCAACGGGCAGGGCGGCCGGGAGCACGGCCAGAAGGCCGACCAGCTGCCCGGCTACCGCAAGCTGACCGACCCGGCGGCCCGCCGCCATGTCGCGGAGGTGTGGGGCGTGGACCCGGACGGTCTGCCGGGGCCGGGGCGGAGCGCGTACGAGCTGCTGGACGCGCTGGGCCGGGACGTGCGGGCGCTGCTGGTGATGGGCTCCAACCCGGTGGTCTCCGCCCCGCACGCCTCGCACATCGAACGCCGCCTGGCCTCCCTGGACTTCCTGGCGGTGGCGGATGTCGTCCTCTCCGAGACGGCGGCCCTGGCGGATGTGGTGCTGCCGGTGACCCAGTGGGCGGAGGAGAGCGGGACGACCACCAGTCTGGAGGGCCGGGTGCTGCTGCGGCGGCGGGCGCTCGACCCGCCGGGGGGGGTGCGCAGCGACCTGGAGGTGCTGCACGCCCTGGCCGGGCTGCTGGGCCACGGCAAGGGGTTCCCGGCCGACCCGGCGGAGGTCTTCGACGAGTTGCGGCGCGCCTCGGCGGGCGGTGCGGCGGACTACGCGGGCATCACCTACGAGCGGATCGCGGCGGAGGACGGGGTGTTCTGGCCCTGCCCGGACCCGGACCACCCAGGGACGCCCCGGCTCTTCCTGGACCGGTTCGCGACGGCGGACGGCCGGGCCTCCTTCGTACCGGTGGTGCACCGGGCGGCGGCCGAGGAGACGGACCGGGAGTACCCGGTGGTGCTGACGACGGGACGGGTGGTGGCGCAGTACCAGTCGGGGGCCCAGACCCGCCGGGTGGACGAGCTGAACGCGGCGGCCCCGGACCCCTTCGTGGAGCTGCACCCACGCCTGGCGGAGCGGATCGGGGTGGCGGAGGGCGACCTCGTCGCCGTGACGTCCCGGCGCGGGCGGGCGGTGGCACCCGCCCGGATCACCGGGGTGATCCGGGCGGACACGGTGTTCATGCCGTTCCACTGGCCGGGTGAGGGGAGGGCCAACACGCTGACCAACCCGGCGCTTGACCCGGTGTCGCGGATGCCGGAGTTCAAGGTGTGCGCGGTCCGCCTGGAGGCCGCCGGGTGA